A stretch of Desulfobacter hydrogenophilus DNA encodes these proteins:
- a CDS encoding Crp/Fnr family transcriptional regulator, protein MDSSAACLSESIIFKGLDTQEIESLVPFFSRRSVLPGELLACAGHYAQFFFLLEEGALLVSMDEGRAVVLNSRGDFAGFSMVSLSGTNTATITVLEKGAVWVVPCRNILDLTDPDTHVAATIMDGWQQFCREKAPFCSNLAETGVI, encoded by the coding sequence ATGGACAGTTCTGCAGCATGCTTATCAGAATCTATTATTTTTAAAGGCCTTGATACCCAGGAGATTGAAAGTCTTGTACCGTTTTTTTCAAGGAGGTCTGTTCTGCCTGGTGAACTTTTGGCCTGCGCTGGTCATTATGCTCAGTTTTTTTTTCTTTTGGAAGAAGGGGCACTGCTTGTGAGTATGGACGAAGGCCGGGCTGTGGTGCTTAACAGCCGAGGGGATTTTGCAGGATTTTCAATGGTGAGCCTGTCCGGCACAAATACGGCCACAATTACGGTGCTGGAAAAAGGAGCGGTTTGGGTTGTGCCCTGCCGAAATATCCTTGATTTGACCGATCCTGACACCCACGTGGCGGCCACAATTATGGATGGATGGCAACAGTTCTGTAGGGAAAAAGCCCCCTTTTGTTCAAATCTTGCCGAAACAGGCGTTATCTAA
- a CDS encoding ABC transporter ATP-binding protein yields the protein MIKIQRLEMKDICKSFQGVHANKDINLEVNSGEILGLLGENGAGKTTLMNILYGIYQPDSGSILINDKPVRISNPLESINLGIGMVHQHFMLIQNHSVIENIALGYKATPFLFPQKVLRKKIKAFSSQFDFQIDLDQKVWQLSAGEQQRVEIIKTLLNGADLLILDEPTSVLTPQEIKELIEILRRMKADGHSVIFISHKLDEIMDICDRVSVLRKGRIVGGARTKDTDKMGLARMMVGKDVTLTTFREKLPRGDRVLSVQNIHVTGDKGLAAVKNVSFELYKNQIFGVAGVAGNGQRELAEAITGIRAIDSGKVLINDRDITNLSPRKIYDNGVSHVPEERIRFGIAPGLFLYDNAILKQHHLKKFSKRYFLNYESVKLHAKSIITEFRVATHSINNQIRNLSGGNIQKLILGREISEQPQLLVASHPTYGLDVGATHFLREHLLKLCRQGSCVLLFSEDLDEIFELCDRVAVIFAGEFMGILETDDERVNDIGLMMAGSKRIDTKPVKADRAN from the coding sequence ATGATTAAAATACAACGCCTTGAAATGAAGGATATTTGCAAGTCGTTCCAGGGTGTCCATGCCAACAAGGATATCAACCTTGAAGTCAATTCCGGGGAAATCCTGGGATTGCTCGGGGAGAACGGGGCCGGTAAGACGACACTGATGAATATTCTTTATGGCATTTACCAGCCGGATTCGGGCAGCATCCTGATCAACGACAAGCCTGTTCGGATATCAAATCCGCTGGAATCCATCAATCTTGGCATTGGGATGGTTCACCAGCACTTCATGCTAATCCAGAATCATTCCGTAATTGAAAACATTGCCTTAGGGTATAAGGCCACCCCGTTTCTATTTCCCCAGAAAGTGTTGCGTAAAAAAATAAAAGCATTTTCAAGCCAGTTTGACTTCCAGATTGATCTTGATCAAAAGGTATGGCAGCTTTCCGCCGGAGAGCAGCAGCGGGTTGAAATAATAAAAACCCTTTTAAACGGGGCAGACCTGCTCATCCTGGACGAACCCACATCCGTTCTGACTCCACAAGAGATCAAAGAGCTCATTGAAATTCTTCGCAGGATGAAGGCCGACGGTCACAGTGTTATTTTTATCTCCCACAAACTCGATGAAATCATGGATATCTGTGACCGGGTTAGCGTACTGCGCAAGGGACGGATTGTGGGTGGCGCCCGGACCAAAGATACGGACAAAATGGGGCTCGCCCGGATGATGGTGGGCAAGGATGTCACCCTTACCACGTTCAGGGAAAAACTACCCAGGGGAGACCGGGTTCTCAGTGTACAGAATATCCATGTCACCGGGGACAAAGGACTTGCCGCAGTTAAAAACGTATCCTTTGAGCTATACAAAAATCAAATCTTCGGTGTGGCTGGTGTGGCCGGAAACGGACAACGGGAGCTGGCCGAGGCCATCACCGGCATCCGGGCCATTGACTCTGGAAAAGTGCTGATTAACGACCGGGACATTACCAACCTGTCACCCCGAAAAATATATGACAACGGGGTATCCCACGTCCCCGAGGAACGCATCCGTTTCGGCATTGCACCGGGCCTTTTCCTGTATGACAATGCCATTTTAAAACAGCATCATCTCAAAAAATTTTCCAAGCGGTATTTTCTTAATTATGAAAGCGTCAAGTTGCACGCAAAATCCATCATAACCGAATTCCGGGTGGCCACACACTCCATTAACAACCAGATCAGAAATCTTTCCGGCGGCAACATCCAGAAACTGATCCTGGGCCGGGAAATCAGTGAGCAACCCCAGTTACTGGTGGCCTCTCACCCCACCTACGGGCTTGATGTGGGCGCCACCCACTTCCTGCGTGAGCACTTGCTGAAACTGTGTCGCCAGGGCAGCTGTGTGCTGCTGTTTTCAGAGGACCTGGATGAAATTTTTGAGCTGTGCGACCGTGTGGCCGTGATTTTTGCAGGTGAGTTCATGGGCATTCTGGAGACGGACGATGAGCGCGTCAATGATATCGGACTGATGATGGCCGGCTCAAAACGCATTGACACAAAGCCGGTTAAAGCAGATCGTGCAAATTAA
- a CDS encoding BMP family ABC transporter substrate-binding protein: protein MKIKMSVMIAGFVFLFAMILAGCGEQDKPKQAYKVPEKAAKQQEAPTAGKKLKAGFLYVGPVGDYGWSHAHDLGKRHVESLYPWLETVIVESVAESDSLRIMDRLVQQQKCDVIFTTSFGYMDDTVKAAEKYPDTKFMHCSGFKQSANLGTYFGDLYQMYYLNGMMAGALTKSNKLGYVAAFPIPELIRHIDAYALGAKAVNPDATVNVKWIYAWYGPDKAKEAAEALIAEGCDALAFTEDTPSVIEVGQSHCEKGKQIYTFSHYSPMQAYGKDSVVSGQRMDWGGMYARILKDIYEGNWDPSRDIWWLAKEKAAILGGSPDDAINPEFIEPLQQAMIKTEQYGEISAYDLVMKRYEQMKQGVDVFDPFMGPISDNKGEIKIKAGERASKQDLLSMMYYVDNVEGEIPNSN from the coding sequence ATGAAAATCAAAATGAGTGTGATGATTGCCGGTTTTGTTTTTCTTTTCGCAATGATTCTTGCCGGGTGTGGAGAGCAGGACAAACCGAAACAAGCCTATAAAGTCCCTGAAAAAGCAGCGAAGCAGCAGGAAGCACCGACTGCAGGAAAAAAGCTGAAAGCCGGTTTTCTCTATGTGGGACCTGTGGGTGATTACGGGTGGTCCCATGCCCATGACTTAGGTAAAAGGCATGTTGAATCCCTGTACCCCTGGTTAGAAACTGTTATTGTGGAATCCGTTGCCGAATCCGATTCCTTGCGAATTATGGATCGTCTTGTCCAACAGCAAAAATGCGATGTGATATTCACTACCAGTTTCGGTTACATGGATGACACTGTTAAAGCCGCAGAAAAATATCCCGATACAAAATTCATGCACTGCTCCGGGTTCAAGCAAAGTGCCAACCTGGGTACTTATTTTGGCGATCTGTATCAGATGTACTACCTCAACGGTATGATGGCAGGGGCGTTGACCAAGTCCAATAAACTTGGTTATGTTGCGGCCTTCCCCATTCCGGAACTGATCCGTCACATTGACGCCTATGCCCTCGGCGCCAAGGCCGTCAACCCCGATGCCACCGTAAACGTAAAATGGATTTATGCCTGGTATGGTCCGGATAAAGCCAAGGAGGCGGCCGAAGCACTTATTGCTGAAGGCTGTGACGCACTGGCGTTCACCGAGGATACCCCGTCGGTCATTGAAGTGGGTCAGTCCCATTGTGAAAAAGGCAAACAAATTTACACATTTTCCCATTATTCCCCCATGCAGGCCTATGGCAAAGATTCCGTGGTTTCCGGACAGCGCATGGACTGGGGCGGAATGTATGCCAGAATCCTGAAAGATATTTATGAAGGCAACTGGGATCCAAGCCGGGACATCTGGTGGCTGGCCAAGGAAAAGGCTGCCATTCTGGGCGGCAGCCCTGATGACGCCATCAACCCTGAGTTTATTGAACCCTTACAGCAGGCCATGATTAAGACTGAACAATATGGTGAAATCAGCGCCTATGACCTGGTCATGAAACGTTATGAGCAGATGAAACAGGGCGTTGACGTATTTGATCCGTTCATGGGTCCTATTTCAGACAATAAGGGTGAGATCAAAATCAAGGCCGGGGAACGTGCCTCTAAGCAAGACCTGCTTTCCATGATGTATTATGTGGACAATGTAGAAGGTGAAATCCCCAACAGTAATTAA
- the proV gene encoding glycine betaine/L-proline ABC transporter ATP-binding protein ProV, with protein MDQIIIKNIFKIFGPDPKKALSLIDQGLTKEEVLEKTGMTVGVNNADFSIKRGEIFVVMGLSGSGKSTLVRMFNRLIEPSAGEIHINGRNITAMENKDLVKFRLKHMSMVFQSFALMPHLTVLENAAFGLELAGESKAIRRERAAEALSQVGLEGWEDQYPKQLSGGMQQRVGLARALAADPDIMLMDEAFSALDPLIRTEMQDELLKLQEDSDRTIVFISHDLDEALRIGDRIAIMEGGRVVQVGTPEEILQNPADDYVRAFFRGVDPTNVISAGEIVNTNYPTIIKTKKGDIRTSLELLNARDFNHGYVLNAKRQFLGIISIDSLQEAVEKGRSGEPLETCYLPEVNPANINDNMQDILPEVASKGFPIPVLDDNNVFKGVVSKNRFLKTLHKSEVNGHNGSENEYDEPAQPLQIAL; from the coding sequence ATGGATCAAATCATTATTAAGAATATATTTAAAATATTCGGCCCGGATCCCAAAAAAGCACTATCCCTTATTGATCAGGGTTTGACAAAAGAAGAAGTCCTTGAAAAAACCGGCATGACCGTTGGCGTAAACAATGCGGATTTTTCTATTAAACGCGGAGAAATTTTTGTGGTCATGGGCCTGTCCGGATCAGGTAAATCCACGCTGGTCAGGATGTTCAACCGGCTGATTGAACCATCGGCAGGAGAAATTCATATTAACGGCCGGAACATTACGGCCATGGAAAATAAGGACCTTGTAAAATTTAGACTTAAACATATGAGCATGGTGTTTCAATCCTTTGCCCTGATGCCCCATCTCACAGTCCTCGAAAATGCCGCATTCGGTCTTGAATTGGCCGGGGAGTCCAAAGCCATTCGGAGAGAACGGGCTGCAGAAGCCTTAAGCCAGGTAGGCCTGGAAGGCTGGGAAGACCAGTATCCCAAACAACTTTCCGGGGGCATGCAGCAGCGCGTCGGCCTGGCCAGGGCGTTGGCCGCAGACCCGGATATCATGCTTATGGACGAAGCGTTTTCCGCCCTGGACCCATTGATCCGCACGGAGATGCAGGATGAACTGCTCAAACTCCAGGAAGACAGTGACAGGACCATTGTTTTTATTTCCCATGACCTGGATGAGGCCCTTCGTATTGGCGACCGCATCGCCATCATGGAAGGGGGACGTGTTGTCCAGGTGGGCACGCCCGAAGAAATTCTCCAGAACCCGGCCGACGATTATGTCCGGGCCTTTTTCAGAGGTGTGGATCCCACAAATGTTATTTCAGCCGGAGAAATTGTCAACACCAATTACCCCACAATTATTAAGACCAAAAAAGGCGACATCCGCACCTCCTTAGAGCTGTTAAATGCCAGGGATTTCAACCATGGATATGTACTTAATGCCAAACGCCAATTTTTAGGGATTATATCCATAGACTCCCTTCAGGAGGCCGTTGAAAAAGGCCGGTCCGGAGAACCACTTGAGACCTGTTATCTGCCGGAAGTCAACCCGGCCAATATCAATGACAACATGCAGGATATTCTTCCTGAAGTGGCTTCCAAGGGTTTTCCCATCCCGGTACTTGATGACAACAATGTATTTAAAGGTGTGGTATCAAAAAACAGGTTCTTGAAAACCCTTCATAAATCAGAAGTTAACGGCCATAATGGATCCGAAAACGAATATGACGAACCGGCCCAACCCCTTCAAATCGCTCTTTAG
- a CDS encoding ABC transporter permease: MIRITTSDRYNITPLRSFMTNVVALGAGIVAISFIFLASGVNPLYAVSQIFIESFGSVYGIKETITKAIPLILIGAGLTLAFRAKFWNIGAEGQLLMGAIFATWTAQHLGSALPSAVIVPLIFTAGFIGGALWGIIPAILKIKYAINEVITTLMLNYICAEFLTMLIVGPWKGKTRFGFPGTDALPDAAILGVLPGSRIHYATLILAIVCSVGLCILIYKTRFGYEARVVGENPDAGKYAGIDFLRTSLILMAISGGLAGFAGVGEVAGIHHYLGYPASVSSGYGFTAIIVAWLAKLNPLFAIVSGLFFAGIIVGGDAIQISLGLPAATVEIVNGLLLIFLIMGDYFLHNKIQVRSSRA; encoded by the coding sequence ATGATACGGATTACCACAAGCGACCGCTACAATATCACCCCTTTGAGGTCCTTTATGACCAATGTCGTCGCCCTTGGGGCAGGGATTGTGGCCATCAGCTTTATTTTCCTCGCCTCAGGCGTTAACCCGTTGTATGCGGTCTCCCAAATTTTTATTGAATCCTTTGGGTCTGTTTACGGCATCAAGGAAACCATTACCAAGGCCATTCCCTTGATCCTCATCGGCGCAGGCCTTACCCTTGCGTTCAGGGCCAAATTTTGGAATATCGGAGCCGAGGGGCAGCTGCTCATGGGCGCTATTTTTGCCACATGGACGGCCCAGCATCTGGGCAGTGCCCTGCCCTCTGCAGTTATTGTTCCTTTAATATTTACAGCCGGTTTCATCGGCGGCGCATTATGGGGTATAATCCCGGCCATACTAAAAATTAAATATGCCATCAACGAAGTCATCACTACGCTGATGCTCAACTATATCTGCGCAGAATTTTTGACTATGCTCATTGTGGGACCATGGAAGGGAAAAACCCGGTTCGGATTTCCGGGCACGGATGCCCTGCCCGATGCTGCCATTTTAGGTGTACTGCCGGGATCGCGTATTCATTATGCCACCCTGATCCTGGCCATTGTCTGTTCGGTGGGGCTGTGTATTTTAATTTATAAAACCCGATTCGGATATGAAGCCCGGGTGGTGGGAGAAAACCCGGATGCCGGTAAATATGCGGGTATTGATTTTCTTAGAACAAGTCTCATTCTCATGGCCATTTCAGGGGGACTTGCCGGTTTTGCCGGTGTGGGTGAGGTGGCAGGCATCCACCATTACTTAGGGTATCCGGCCTCGGTATCATCGGGATATGGATTCACCGCCATCATTGTGGCATGGCTGGCCAAGCTGAACCCCTTGTTTGCCATTGTGTCGGGTCTGTTTTTTGCCGGCATTATCGTGGGCGGAGACGCTATCCAGATCTCCTTGGGACTGCCTGCGGCCACAGTTGAAATTGTCAACGGTCTCCTGCTCATCTTTCTAATCATGGGGGATTACTTTTTACATAACAAGATTCAGGTCCGCTCATCCCGAGCATAA
- a CDS encoding DUF3334 family protein: MEISNNQSIDSIAKIFLNTTQKMLANSTGKEINYANTIQKITRVSMMPDLTCFVQFYGDYMGLVIFNFSDEAAFEIYRQYMINMGMPEDELALSISDPEVADTIGEITNQLMGQLIKSVEEKYDLNASYGQPKALTISSAISLSINDTYTENRRLSFRIDNYIFRIEIAMEDSEFIDASGL; encoded by the coding sequence ATGGAAATCTCAAACAATCAGTCCATTGACAGCATTGCCAAAATTTTCCTGAACACCACCCAGAAAATGCTTGCAAACAGCACAGGCAAAGAAATAAATTACGCCAACACCATCCAAAAAATAACCAGGGTGTCCATGATGCCGGACCTGACCTGCTTTGTTCAGTTCTACGGAGACTATATGGGCCTTGTGATTTTCAATTTCAGTGATGAGGCGGCCTTTGAGATTTACAGGCAATACATGATCAACATGGGCATGCCCGAAGATGAACTGGCCCTCTCTATTTCCGACCCTGAAGTGGCAGATACCATTGGGGAAATCACAAACCAGCTCATGGGGCAGCTAATAAAATCCGTGGAAGAAAAATACGACCTGAATGCCAGTTACGGCCAGCCCAAGGCATTGACCATAAGTTCGGCCATCTCCTTGTCCATTAACGATACGTACACGGAAAACCGCCGACTCTCCTTTAGAATCGATAACTATATCTTCCGCATTGAAATAGCCATGGAGGATTCTGAATTTATTGATGCATCCGGCCTCTGA
- a CDS encoding ABC transporter permease has product MFDEKVLPIDIWITAFVDWLVNNYRDIFQMIKWPVEQILTGLDIGLNAVPPIIIIGLLAFCAWRFSGWGLAVFSIVAMVFIGLIGFWADTMTTLAMVLASVLFSTIVGVPVGIAAGRSDRVETIARPFLDAMQTTPSFVYLVPIVMLFSVGNVAGVLATIIFAMPPIVRLTSLGIRGVHPELVEAATAFGATRSQVLFKVQIPLAMPTILAGLNQTIMMALAMVVIAALIGAGGLGSPVIQGLNTLDIGLAVMAGLSIVLVAVVLDRITQSMAGKN; this is encoded by the coding sequence ATGTTTGACGAAAAAGTACTCCCCATAGATATATGGATCACCGCGTTTGTTGACTGGCTGGTCAATAATTACCGTGATATATTTCAGATGATAAAATGGCCAGTTGAACAAATTTTAACCGGATTGGACATTGGCCTTAACGCCGTCCCCCCCATCATTATAATAGGTCTTCTGGCTTTCTGTGCATGGCGCTTTTCAGGATGGGGTTTAGCTGTTTTCAGCATTGTGGCAATGGTCTTTATCGGACTGATCGGGTTCTGGGCAGACACCATGACCACCCTCGCCATGGTTTTAGCCTCGGTTTTGTTTTCCACCATTGTCGGGGTTCCCGTCGGTATTGCCGCCGGGCGCAGTGACCGGGTGGAAACCATTGCCAGACCTTTTTTAGATGCCATGCAAACCACCCCGTCCTTTGTATACCTGGTTCCCATTGTCATGCTTTTTTCCGTGGGTAATGTGGCCGGGGTTCTTGCCACCATTATTTTTGCCATGCCCCCCATAGTCCGCTTAACAAGTCTTGGTATCCGAGGGGTACATCCGGAACTGGTGGAAGCGGCCACCGCCTTTGGTGCCACCCGTAGCCAGGTACTGTTCAAGGTTCAGATTCCTCTGGCCATGCCCACCATACTGGCAGGGCTGAACCAGACCATTATGATGGCCCTTGCCATGGTGGTGATTGCCGCCTTGATCGGGGCCGGCGGTTTGGGGTCTCCTGTAATTCAAGGACTGAATACACTGGATATAGGCCTTGCTGTGATGGCGGGTTTAAGCATTGTTCTGGTGGCAGTGGTGCTGGATAGAATTACCCAGTCCATGGCCGGTAAAAATTAG
- a CDS encoding ABC transporter permease — MEEIIISTIQRTMVAGTPLLLATTGEIICERAGILNLGVEGVMAVGAVTAFIVTMTTGHPWLGVLAAMAAGFAVSLIHAFTSVTLQANQVVSGLALTMLGLGLSGMMGKPYVGRPLAIKMDDLAIPLLSDLPWIGKALFYQSPFLYLAIVLAIAAWFFLERTRMGIQIRSTGENPKATETQGINVSLIRYACVLMGGVFSALAGAHLSISYSSSWVEGMTAGRGWIAIALTIFALWNPGRAIFASFIFGGIFVLQYLLQPLGISPNFLAMLPYLSTLVILLAISFRDPRRLNAPAWLGAAYKRGER, encoded by the coding sequence ATGGAAGAAATTATCATCTCAACAATTCAAAGAACCATGGTGGCAGGCACTCCACTGCTTTTGGCCACAACCGGCGAAATCATCTGCGAAAGGGCCGGCATCCTTAACCTTGGCGTAGAAGGCGTCATGGCCGTCGGTGCCGTCACTGCCTTTATTGTTACCATGACTACTGGGCATCCCTGGCTTGGTGTACTGGCTGCCATGGCAGCAGGCTTTGCCGTCTCCCTGATTCATGCCTTTACGTCGGTCACGCTGCAGGCCAATCAGGTGGTTTCAGGTCTTGCGTTAACCATGCTGGGTTTAGGATTGTCCGGGATGATGGGGAAACCTTATGTGGGAAGGCCCCTGGCTATTAAAATGGATGATCTGGCCATCCCCTTGCTATCGGATCTGCCCTGGATCGGCAAAGCCCTTTTCTACCAGAGTCCCTTTCTTTACCTGGCCATTGTTTTGGCCATCGCCGCTTGGTTTTTCCTGGAGCGTACCCGCATGGGCATTCAGATCAGATCCACCGGAGAAAACCCCAAGGCCACGGAAACCCAGGGAATTAACGTCTCCTTGATTCGATATGCCTGCGTTCTGATGGGGGGTGTGTTCTCCGCCCTTGCCGGTGCCCATCTGTCCATTTCCTACTCATCTTCCTGGGTGGAAGGTATGACTGCCGGTCGGGGGTGGATTGCCATTGCCCTGACCATATTTGCCCTGTGGAATCCGGGTCGGGCCATTTTTGCCTCATTTATCTTTGGCGGCATTTTTGTACTCCAATATCTGCTCCAGCCCCTGGGAATTTCCCCAAATTTTCTTGCCATGCTGCCCTACCTATCCACACTGGTCATCCTTCTGGCCATCTCCTTTAGAGACCCAAGACGGCTCAACGCCCCGGCCTGGTTAGGTGCGGCTTATAAACGAGGTGAACGATAA
- the proX gene encoding glycine betaine/L-proline ABC transporter substrate-binding protein ProX, whose protein sequence is MSVAKNICFFLFAVFMITATPGWASSDKPGEGITLKPARATWNTGYFQEAIVSRALTELGYKVNKAKDLKNPIFYKALTFGDLDYWCNGWFPMHNSQLPKNFNDQAQKIGYVAKSGGLQGYLVSKDAVEKYNIKSLDDFKREEVKKAFDKNHDGKADLTACPPGWGCEKVIAHHLKVYDLEDDINPVKASYEAGMASAIGAYKAGEPIFFYTWTPNWTVYKLKPGKDVMWVNVPKILPTEAQAVAVDRMTQSGVEGAVTDPVKLGFVVSDIRIVANNKFLADNPAAKKFLELFTLPLADINEQNTRMNAGEKSAKDIQKHVTEWIAKNQAQWNDWLAQARDAAK, encoded by the coding sequence ATGAGCGTCGCAAAAAACATTTGCTTTTTTCTATTCGCAGTTTTCATGATCACAGCCACCCCAGGCTGGGCATCTTCAGACAAACCCGGAGAAGGCATCACCCTTAAACCGGCACGTGCCACCTGGAACACAGGCTATTTCCAGGAAGCGATTGTCAGCCGGGCCTTGACCGAGTTGGGTTATAAAGTAAACAAAGCCAAAGACCTGAAAAACCCGATTTTTTACAAAGCATTGACCTTTGGTGATTTAGACTATTGGTGCAATGGCTGGTTTCCCATGCATAACAGCCAGCTGCCCAAAAACTTTAACGACCAAGCCCAAAAAATCGGATATGTGGCTAAGTCAGGTGGACTTCAGGGATATCTGGTATCTAAAGATGCGGTTGAAAAATACAACATCAAGTCATTGGACGACTTTAAACGCGAAGAGGTTAAAAAGGCCTTTGATAAAAACCATGACGGCAAAGCCGATTTAACCGCCTGCCCTCCGGGCTGGGGGTGTGAAAAAGTAATTGCCCATCACTTAAAGGTTTATGATCTGGAAGATGACATCAATCCGGTAAAAGCCTCTTATGAAGCAGGCATGGCATCTGCCATCGGCGCATACAAAGCCGGTGAACCCATTTTCTTTTATACCTGGACCCCGAACTGGACCGTATATAAACTCAAACCGGGGAAAGACGTGATGTGGGTCAACGTACCAAAAATCCTGCCCACCGAAGCCCAGGCCGTGGCCGTGGACAGAATGACTCAGTCCGGTGTTGAGGGCGCAGTGACGGATCCTGTGAAACTGGGATTTGTTGTTTCAGATATCCGTATTGTGGCCAACAACAAATTTTTGGCGGACAACCCTGCTGCCAAAAAATTTCTTGAACTATTCACCCTTCCCCTTGCAGATATCAATGAGCAGAACACCCGCATGAATGCGGGTGAAAAATCCGCCAAAGATATCCAAAAGCATGTCACTGAGTGGATTGCTAAAAATCAGGCCCAATGGAACGACTGGCTTGCCCAGGCCCGGGACGCTGCAAAATAG
- a CDS encoding OadG family protein produces the protein MNGVDAVGVLYGLEAINAHNGWAISIVGVTIVFTGLVALSALISQLHKLVALYDNPGRIKKLFASKSGSAAKAGTPKKYMVLTEAQKQICRQYNLLAQTMDDAISLPKFLRMAELSGLNDPHANINLLIKSGILCADKQGYFTWDEDIFIRTTS, from the coding sequence TTGAATGGAGTTGACGCTGTTGGCGTTCTTTATGGACTTGAGGCCATAAACGCCCACAACGGGTGGGCAATTTCTATTGTGGGTGTCACTATTGTGTTCACAGGGCTTGTTGCCCTGTCCGCCCTGATTTCCCAGCTTCATAAGCTGGTGGCCTTGTATGATAACCCCGGAAGAATAAAAAAATTGTTTGCTTCAAAGTCTGGATCTGCTGCCAAGGCGGGTACTCCTAAAAAGTACATGGTTCTCACCGAGGCTCAAAAACAGATATGCCGGCAATATAACCTTTTGGCTCAGACCATGGATGATGCGATTTCTTTGCCAAAGTTTTTGCGTATGGCCGAACTTTCCGGTCTTAATGACCCCCATGCCAATATAAACCTCCTGATTAAATCCGGCATTCTGTGTGCCGATAAACAGGGGTATTTTACATGGGATGAGGATATATTCATCCGTACCACTTCTTAA